The Halorubrum salinarum genome segment GGAACCAACAGGCGTCCGCTCGTCGTCATAGACGCCGATGGAACGAGCCCGCCATCGGCGACGTCAGCCGCTCGTCTCACCGGGACTGGATCCCTCCCTCGGTAGCTGCCACACGCCCACGCCTTCCGGTCCCGTTTTCGAACCCCTGTGACGCAGTCTCGAGACCGTCCTCGGTCCCGCGCCGACGGACAGGCTTGGACCGGTCGCCGCCGGCACCCAGACTGGTCGACGACGGCGGAGACCCCGTCCGCGTGGCGGCGGCGTCCGTCGGAGAATCAATACTTAAGACGCCCCCAGAACAACCGCGAGACATGATCCTCGAAGCCGCCGTGACGGAGCCGTTGCCGATCAGCGCGACCGCGGGCGCGGTCCTGCTCGCGAGCCTCGCGCTCGTCGCCGTGTGGGTCGCGTACCTGTACCGCTAGGCCGCCCCGCTTCGCCGACCGCCCTCCCGCCGCTCCGGCCGATCGCTTCTCGGCCGCTCAGGCGGACCGCTCCTCGACCGCGTCCGCGTGCTCGCGGATCCACGCCGCCGCGCGCTCGGCCTCCGCCTCGCTCTCGGCGGTGATCTTCACCGTCACGACCTCGCCCGGGTAGGAGCCGACGCGCACGTCGAACCGCTCGCGCAGCGACGCGAACCGGTCGAGCAGTTCGCTCTCCGGCTCTTCCACGTCGACCGTGAGCACGTGGGTGAGCGTCCCCGCGAACTCCGATTCGACCAGTTCGAACATCGCCTTCATCTCCCCGGGCACGCCGGGGAGGACGTAGACGGACTCGACGACCGCGCCCGGCGCGACCCCGGCCTCGTTCGGCAGCGGGCGGCAGTCGGCCGGGAGGTGCGTCGTCTCCGCCGCGAGGTCGCCGCCGCTGTACCCCCGCTCGGCGAGCCACGCGGCCGCCTCCTCGTTCGCCGCCAGGTCGCGGCCGAACGCGGCCGCGACCGCCTCCATCGTCACGTCGTCGTGCGTCGGCCCGAGGCCGCCGGTGACGATCACCGCGTCGTACTCGGCGTGGTACTCGTTCACGACGCGCGCGATCTCGCTCACTTCGTCCGGCACGACGGTCACCCGTCGGACGGCGACGCCCCGCGCGTCGAGCCGGTCGCAGAGCCAGGTCGCGTTCGTGTTCTCGGTGTCTCCGACGAGGAGTTCGTCCCCGACGGTGACGACGGCGGCGTTCATACCCAGTTCAAGCGGCGCGCGGTAGAAAAGGACCGCGGCGGCGGCGACCGGACGGGACTCGACGCGACGCGAGCGTCAGAGCCAGCCGTCGTCGTCCTCGTCGTCGTAGACGCCCAGGCCGAGGTCGCGGCGGCGCTGGCGGAGCGCCTCCAGCTGTCGCCTGAAGTAGAGCGTCCCCGCCGCCGCGGCGACCACGCCCACGAGGAGGATGACGCCGAACACCAGCAGGTCGCCCTCGCGGTACGACTGGACGACGATCGAGCCGCGGGACACCTCCTCCCAGACGATCCGGTCGCGGTCGCCGACCGTCTCGACCGCGTGGTCGCGCGGCGACACGTGGCCCACGATCGGGAACTCGGTGCTGAAGCCCGGCGGGAGCGTCACGGCGTACGACCCCTCGACGTACGCGCGCATGGTGAACCGGCGCGGCGATCCGGCGCCCGAGAACGCCACTCGGCCGCCGCTCATGTCGTCCGCGAAGCGGATCCACGTCTCGTCGGTCGTCCGCTCTATCTCCCCGCCGCGGGCGCGGAACTCGCTGCCCGTGATCACCTCGCCGTCGGGGTACCGGTACCGGAACGCCTCGAACTCGAGCGGCTGGTCGCCCGCGTACGGCGTCTGCTCGTACAGCCGGATCTCCTCCCTGTCGCCGACCGCGTACACGACGGTGTAGCGCGCGTCGGTCGAGAGCTCGAACGCGGCGTCGCGGTCCGTGTCGAAGTCGTACTCCCGGGGCGGCTCGGCGTCCAGCGTCTCGTTCGTCACCTCGCCGCCGCCGGTCGCGTAGCCGAGGCAGCCGGCGCTGACCGCGAGGAGGGCGATCGCCGCCGCCGCGAGCGCGAAGCGTCTGTTCACGTGTTACCTCCGGTTAGACCACACAGCGCATCTCAGCCGGGAGGTACGAGCCGATGGCGGCGAGCAGTCCCGGCGGGTCGGTCCCTTCGGCGCAGACGATGCTCTGTTCCAGCAGTCCGAGCCGCTCGACGGTGACGATATCCTGCGCGTGGCCCGCGCGGTTCACCGTCGCGCGCGTCTCGCCTCGCGTCGCCGAGTTGACGTTCACCCGGCCGTCGCCGCGCTGCCAGTCGTACAGGCGGTCGCGCTCGGCGTCGGCCAGCCGGGACGGCTCCGCGTCCGGGTCGCCGGCGTCGCCGCCGTAGACGAACCGCATAGGTAGGTGCTGGACGAGGCCGAACCGCTCGACGACCTGCTCCGGCGAGCCGACGCCGAGGCCGAGCTCGTCGGCGGGCACGAACACGTCGACGCCTGCGTCGAGGGTGAACCCCACGTCGTCCCACGATTCGAGGGTGCCGACGTACTCCTCGCCGGCGTCGAGCCCGCCGTCGTGGGCGACGATCTCGCCCCACGTCTCCGCGAGGACGTTGCGCGCGACCGGCGCGTCCTCGCCGGTCACGTCGACCTGGACGAAGTCGTCGTCGCGCACGCCCACCTGCCAGTCGACGTCGAGCTCGCCGACGTCGTTGGCGACGAGCGAGTACATGCCGTCGAGCGCGCGGTCGCGGGCGTCGCCCTCGACGTAGCACTTGGTTGCGAGGACGACCATCAGCCGGTCACGTCCACGTTGAGCTCGTCGCGAAGCGCCGAGATGCGCTGGTCCATCGCGTCGCGGAGCCGGTCGTTGTCCATCGCGTCGAGGGGGGAGCCGCACTCGGGGCACTCGAAGCCGAAGTCCATCGCCTCGCCGAACTCGAAGCGGATCGAACACACCTCACAGAGGTAGAACTCGTGGGTGCGCTCGTACTCCTCGCGCTCCTCTAAGGCCTCGAGCAGCCGGTACATCTCCTCCTGGAGGTTCTCCGGGATGTTGTCGTAGTGGAACGTCCACAGGTACGTGAGCCACCCGGAGTCCTCGTCGCGGACGCGGCGGTACGTCGCCAGGTCGTTCTCGTATAGGATGAACAGCGCGCGCCGCACGTCGTTGAGCTCTAAGCCGAGCTCCTCGGCCAGCTCCTCGTCGGTGACCTCGCCGTCGGGCGGCGCGGCCGCGACCGGCATCCCCGTCGGCCCCACCAGCTCGTGGAGGTACTTCTGGATGACGGGGTCGTTCAGTAGATCCTCAAAAGCCATTACGGGAAACTGGTGGAGGAATCCGGTTAAAACCTCCGAAAGGCGCGGTCGCGACGCTCCCGCTCCGCCCCGCCGAACGGCGCCCGGTCCGCCGCCGACCGACCCGCCGGTCCGGCAGAGCTTTACGGGCCGTGGCTCACACTCGCCCGTATGGCTGACTCGGTGGACGGGCGGGGGCGACGCGCGCTCGGTGCCCTCGCGCTCCTCGCCGTCCCGACGGTGTTGGCGGCGGTGCCGCTGGTCGCGCTCGCCGCGCTGCTCGGCCCCGGCGGGCTCGGCGCGCTCCCGTTCGGCGCGGTCGGCGGCCTGCTCGCCGCGGCCGTCGTCGGACCGGCTGCGTCCGCGCTGCTCGGCCCGGTCCTCGTCGACAGGCGGATCGCGCGGCTCCCCGACGCCGACCTCGACGAGCGCCGCGCCGACTTCGTCGCCGACCGCGTCGCGTCGCTCGCGGCCGAGGTCGGCGTCGACCCGCCCGAGGTGACCGCGGTCCGCGTCGACGCCGCGAACGTCGCCGTCGCGGACGGCTACCGCGGGTCGCGACTGGTGGTCTCGACGCGGCTGCTCGCCCTCCCGAAGGCCGACCGAGACGCCGCGCTGCGCCACGCGCTCGTCCGGCTCCGGACGCGGCAGGCGCTGCTCGCGACCGCGACGCTCCCGGCGCTGGCGGCCGTCGAGACGGCGGCGCTGCTCGCGACGCTGCTCGTCGGACGCCGCGGGGACCGCACCGCCGCGGACCGGCGCGTCAACCGGATCCACGGGTACGAGCCGGACCGCGAGCGCGTCCCGTCGTGGGCGTACGCCGCCGCCGGCGTGCTCTGCTGGCTGCTGCTCCTCCCGGCGTGGATCCCGGCGACGGTCGGCGACCGGTTCGCCGTCGCCGGCGGGCGGCGCGCCGCGGACGCGCTGGTCGCGCGCGCCGGCGCCGCGGAGCGCGAGGGGCTCGGCAACGCCGTCGCGTTCGCCGGCGACGCCGCGGGCGCCGGCGACTGGCCGCCGCTCCTCGACCGCCTCTCGCTCGTCTCCATGGCCGACGCCGAGACGGGCCGCGTGCGCGGGACGAGCCGCCAGGAGGCCAGAACGCGGCTCGCGCGGCTCCGCTCGAAGCGGGCGCTGTAAGCGAGACGCCCCGGGGTCAGGGCCGCGCCGGGACCTCCAATCGGATCGTCGTCCCGCCCTCGTCGGTGTCGACGTCGAACTCGCCGCCCGCCTTCGCCACGACCCAGTACATGAGCCAGATGCCGAGGCGATCGGCGTGGGTCAGCGAGGTCTCGCCCGCCTCCAACACCTGCGTCTCGTGGTCCGGGATCCCGGGGCCGTCGTCGTCGACCTCGACGGTGACCCACCCCTCGGGGCGCCGCTCGACGCGCACCTCGACCGACGGCGACTGCGCGTCGTTGTGCTTCACCGCGTTCTCGACCGCCTCCGCGACGGCGACGGCGAGGCCGACGACCGCCACCTCGATCGGGTCGTCGTCCGGGAACGACAGCGTCACCTCGGCGTCCGGGTAGCGGCTGTGGATCCGGTTCCGGATCTCGACCAGCTCGTCGCGGAGGTCGATCGGCGCGTCGAGCGCGGAGGCCGAGACCGTCTCGTCGACCGTCTGAACCGCCTCTGCGATCCCCGTGAGGTCCGTGGCCGTCTCGGTGATGACGTCGATCGAGCGGCGGCGCGACTCCTCGTCGGGGTCGTCTCGCAGCAGGTCCGTGTACCCCGTGATGAGGTTCATCTTGTTCCGGAGGTTGTGGTTGAGCACCCGGGCCATCACCTCCAGCCGCCGCTCGCGGATCTTCCGCTCGGTGATGTCCGTCTGGAACCCGACGAAGTGCGTGGTCTCGCCCGCCTCGTTCCGCAGGGGCTCGATCTGGAGCCGGTTCCAGAACTTCTGCCCGTTCGCCCGGTAGTTGAGGATGTCCACGTCGATCGACCGCTCCTCGTCGAGGCCCGCCCGGATCTCCGCGCGCGTCTCGTCCGAGGTGTCGGGGCCCTGGAGGAACCGGCAGTCCTCGCCCAGGCGCTCCTCGCCGTAGCCGGTCAGCGTCTCGAACCCCTCGTTGATGTACACGAGGGGGTTGTCGTCGCCCTCCGCAGGCGCGAGGGTGATCCCGACGGACGCCTCGTCCATCGCCCGCTCCTTGAGCCGCAGGTCCGCGACGGTCCGCCTGAGGCGGAGCGAGGTCAGCCGGCGCTCGATCAGGTTCGAGACACGGGTGAGCAGGGCCCGGCGGCCGACCGGCAGCTCGATGACGTCGTCGACGCGCCCCCACGTGCGCTCGGTCGGCCGCCCCCGCGACTCCTCGCTCACCAACAGCACGAACGGGAGAAACGTCGGGTCGGCGCGCTCGCGGCGGGCGTCGAGCTCGTCGCCGACGGCCTCGAACGCGCCCGCGTCGAGGAGACAGCAGTCGAACGCGGCGTCGAGCGCGGCGGGGTCTGACTCGGTCCGGACCCGATAGCGGTCGCCGAGCGCCTCGGCGAGCAGGTCGCGGTCGCGGTCGTCGTCCATCAACAGGAGGACGGTCGCGTCGTCGCCCGCGGAGGCCAGTGGGGGCTCGTTCTCGGTGGTCAGCGGCACCTCGCGCTCGCCGGACTCGTCGCCGCCGACGCGGTCGGCCGAGGGGTCCGAGTCCGAGTCCATCTCTTTCCTACGAGGCGCGGCACTCACTAAGAACTACCTCATTTATATGTCGATCGCCGCCGACTGGTGTGGTATGCCATCACCGCTATCCGAGCGAGCGTCGACGGGGGTCGCCGGGCTCGACGAGGTGCTGTCCGGGGGGCTCATCCCCGCGCGGAGCTACATGGTCCGCGGGCAGGCGGGGAGCGGGAAGACGATCCTGAGCTTCCACTTCCTTCAGGCCGGAATCGACGAGGGCGAGACGGCGCTTTTCATCAACCTCGAAGAGGACCTCCGCGACCTGAAGGCGAACGCGGCGGCGCTCGGGTTCGACACCGACGCGATCGACTTCCTCGACCTGAGTCCCAGCGCGGACGCCTTCGTCGAGGACGAGTCGTACGAGGTGTTCGCGCCCTCGGAGGTCGAGCGCGAGCCCCTGACCGACCGGATCGTCGAGGGGGTCTCCGAGGTCGACCCGGACCGCGTCGTCGTCGACCCGCTGACCCAGCTCCGCTTCCTGCTGTCCGACGACTACCAGTTCCGGAAGCAGGTGGTCGGATTCATGCGGTTCCTGAAAGACCGGGACGCGACGGTGCTGTTCACCGTCCAGAACACCGACTCGCTGCCGACGGACGACCTGGAATTCATCACCGACGGGACGATCCGACTCGACGCGGCGCAGTACGGCAAGACGGTCCGCGTGCCGAAGTTCCGCGGGTCGTCGACGCAGAGCGGCGATCACGCCTACCGGGTCACCGACTCCGGGATTGAGGTGTACCCCGCGCTCCAGCCCGGGTCGAACCGCGCCGGCGACGCCGAGTTCGAACAGATCTCCTCGGGCATCCCTGAGGTCGACGAGCTGCTCCACGGCGGGATCGAGCGCGGCACCGTCAGCATCGTGAGCGGGCCGACCGGCGTGGGGAAGACCACCCTCAGCACGCAGTTCATGAAGGAGGCCGCGGGCCGGGGCGAACGGTCCGTCATCTACCTGTTCGAGGAGTCCAGACGGACGTTCCTCGCGCGGTCGCGGGCGGTCAACATCCCGGTCGACGAGATGCTGGAGAAGGGGACCCTCGAAGTGGTCGAGGTGGAGGCGTTAGAGCGGTCGCCACAGGAGTTCGCGCGGATGGTCCGCGACGAGGTCAAGGGCGAGGGCGCCGACATCGTGATGGTCGACGGCATCTCCGGCTACCGGCTGACGCTCCGCGGCGAGGAGGAGCAGATGCTCCAGCAGATGCACGCGCTCGGCCGCTACCTCAAGAACGCGGGCGTGACGGGCGTCTTCGTCGACGAGACGCGGAACGTCACGGGAGAGTTCCGGGCGACGATGGAGAACGTCAGCTACCTCGCCGACAACATCGTCTTCCTCCGCCACCTCGAGGTCGGCGGCGAGCTCCGGAAGGCGATCGGGGTCCTGAAAAAGCGGACCAGCGACTTCGAGCGGACGATCCGCGAGTTCCGCATCACCGAACACGGGATCACCGTCGGCGAGCCGATGTCCGGGCTCCGCGGCATCCTGAGCGGCACCCCGGAGGTCGTCGAGGAAGATCTGCGACGGTCGGACCGCGACGACCGCGACGACCGCGACGACCGCGACGACCGCGACGACCGCGACGACCGCGACGACCGCGACGACTGCGACGAGTAGCGAGGGCCGACTCAGTTGCCCTCGTCGGCCTCGGCGCTCCCGTTGCCCTCGGCTCCGCTCGCTGTCCCCGAGGTCCCGTCGGCGTCGACCACCGTCTTTCCCGTCGCCTCCGGCACTACGCGGCGGTCGGCGTCCGCCCACTCGCGGTCGAGTTCCGCGCCCTCGAACAGGCGGTCGAGGAACACCGCGAGCCCGGCGACCTCGGAGTGCGGCTGGTTCGTCACGCCCACGTTGAAGTCGGCGCGCTCGTACAGCGCCCACGGCACCTTCTCGCCGCCGACGACGACGAGGAGGTCGCGCGGCGGCGACGCCTCCCCCACCACCTCTGGCTCGTCGAGGCCGACCGCCTTCCGGACCGCCGCCTCCACGTCCTGAACGCGCTCGCCGTACATCGTCAGGTGGACGACCACCCCCTCGAAGTCGCGGACGATCGCCTTCTGGTCGTCGCGGAGTTCGACCGCGAACGGCCCGCCGAACCGGTCGGTGATGTCGCGGACCGTCTCCGCGGACTGCCCCGCGTTGTCGGGGAGGATCACCCGGTCGGCGCCGAGCGCCCGCGCCGTGAGCCCGACGTGCGTCGTCATGCGGTCGTCGCGCCCCGGCCGGTGGCCGTACCGGAGGACGACGACCTCGCGCGCATCGTTCATGCCACGGGCTGGGCGGGCGAGCCGGGTGTCGCTTTCGATGCGAGCGCGCCGGCGATCCTCCTCTCGGCCCGCCGAATTGATCCGCAGTCGTGGATCGAAACTTGTCGAGACGACCCGAGGTGACCACGTAACTGAAACCTTCTTGTGGGAGGCGGTCGCGGTATGCGGCATGACGAGCGTCAAGGAGTTCCGCGTCGACGAGCCGGCGACCGCCGACGGGCTCGGCCGGGGTCGGTTCGTCTTCACGGACGCCTACTCGGTGTTCGACTGGGGGCAGATGCCCGACGCGATCCCGAACAAGGGCGCGAGCCTCTGCGCGATGGGCGCGTTCAACTTCGAACTGCTGGAGCGCGAGGGGGTCCCGACCCACTACCGAGGGGTCGCGGACCCCGACTCCGGCGAGGTCGTCCCGCTCGACGAGGCGGCCGCCCCGCCGACGGAGATGGCCATCGACCTGACGCAGGTACCCGACCTCCCGTACGAGGGGCCCCACGCCGGCTACGACTACGACGCCTTCCACGCCGCGGGCGGGGAGAACTACCTCGTTCCCTTGGAGGTCGTCTTCCGCAACCGCGTCCCGGTCGGGTCCAGCCTGCGGCGCCGCAGAGAGCCCGCCGACTTCGGGCTCGACGACCTCGCCGGCGCCGACGGCGAGTGGCCCGACGAGCCGGTCGACCTCCCCGAGCCGGTCGTGGAGTTCTCGACGAAGTACGAGCAGCAGGACCGCTACCTGACCCGCGCGGAGGCCGACGAGGTCGCGGGCGTCGCCGACGTCGACGCCCTCGAATCGCTCGCGCGCGACGTGAACCGCGTCGTCACCGACCGCGCCGAGGCGGCGGGCTTCGTCCACGAGGACGGCAAGATCGAGTGCCTCTACGTCGACGGTGAGCTCCGCGTCGCCGACGTGGTCGGCACCTTCGACGAGAACCGGTTCTCCTACGGCGGCCGCGGCATCTCGAAGGAGGTCGTCCGCCAGTGGTACAAGGCGAACGACCCCGACTGGGTCGCGGCCGTGAAGGAAGCGAAGGAGTCGGTCGCGGGCCGCGAGACGGACGACTGGCGCGAGCTCTGCGACGAGTCTCCCGACCCACTCCCTCCCGCGGTTGTCGAGGCGGTCTCCGACCTGTACGCGGCCGGGACGAACGCCTACACCGGCCGCGAGTGGTTCGACGCGCCCGTCGTCGAGGCCGCGCTCGACGCGGCCGAGGGCCTGTAACGTCAGGGGGGTCGCCGGGAAGCGAGGGGCGGACCCTCACCATCGATCGGACGCGAGGGAACCTCTTTATCGCCGACGCGCGTGGATGGAGACATGTCCACCGAGGCCGACTTCGGGGAGCGGTTGGAGACCCAGACCGCGGCGTACCTCGACCGGATCGACGACTGCGTCGTCCTCCTGCCGCGCGTCCTCGACGAGTACGCCGACGAGGGTGCCTACCGGGACACTGTCGACGAGATAGCCGCCGTCGAAAGCGAGTGCGACGACCTCGTCCGCGAGGTTCGGGCGCTCATCACTGATGCGGGGCCGGACGACATCGGACTGTTGAACACGCGGATCAACTTCAACGAGTCCGCCCTGCTCGACTTCTACAACGAGCTGGACGTGGTCGCGAACCACACCGAACGGATCGCTCAGGAGGTGGCGATGATGCGCCCCGACGCGAGCGTCGAGCCGTTCGCCGACATGCGCGAGATGGCGGACCGGATCGCCGAGATGGTCGCGGTCCTCGGCGACGTGGTCGAGGGGTTCGTCAGGGGGCTCACGCGCGCCGACGGAACGGAGACGTTGGCCGATGGAATCGAGGCGATCCGCGGCCTAGAAAGCGAGTGCGACGACCTCCGTAACGACGCGATCGAGACCGCGTTCGCCGACGAGACGATCGATCAGCCCCTCGTCTACCGCGAGCTCGCGATCCTGCTGGACGAGCTCGCCAACGCCGTCGAGGACCTCACCGATCGGATCGTCGTTATCGCGAGCAAGGAGCCGGGAATCGTGGCCGAGTCGGCGCCGGACGCGGACGGAGACTGAATACCTCCCGTCAGCGCCGCGCCCAGTCGAGCATGCGCTCGTAGAAGGGGTCGGAGGCGAGCGCGTCCGCGTCGCCGACGATCGTCAGCTGCTTTTTCGCCCGAGTGAGCGCCACGTTGACGCGGCGGTGGTCCTCGAAGATGGGCCCGTCGAGGTCGCCGGTGGCGACGAAGGAGACGAGGATGACCTCCTTCGAGGAGCCCTGGAAGCGGTCGACGGTGTCGACCGTCACGTCGGTCCGGCGACCGATCTCGGCGACCTGCGCCCGGAACGGCGCGATCACGCCGATGTCGTCGGGGTCGACGCCGGCGGCGACGTAGGCGTCGACGACCGCGGCGACGCGCTCGGCCTCGCGGACGTTCCGGTTGCCGTCGCGCTCCCCGTCCGGGTCGACGAACCCCACGCCGCCGGTCAGGTCGGGCGCGAGCGCGTCGGGGTCGACGCCGAGGTCCGCGAGCGTCTGCCCGGCGACCTCGGGCGTGGCGGGCCGGAGCGCGCCGTCGTAGAACTCCGCCGAGGCGAACGCCTGGATGCGCTGGCTCATCCGGTACTGGCGGTCGAGCATGACGCTCGCGTCCGGGTACGTCTCGATGAGGCGCTGGAAGAGGGAGGTCTTGAGGTCGTTCTCCGCGCGGACGACCGGCGGGAGCTGCTCGTGGTCGCCGACGAGGACGAACCGGTCCGCGAGGGTGATCGCGGCGTGGGTCCCCGGCTCCGTGAGCTGGGAGGCCTCGTCGACGAGCGCCACGTCGAACTCGCACTCGCGCATGACGCGGGAGCCGCAGGCCGCGGTGGTGGCGGCGACGACCGGCGCGTCGC includes the following:
- a CDS encoding phosphoribosylaminoimidazolesuccinocarboxamide synthase → MTSVKEFRVDEPATADGLGRGRFVFTDAYSVFDWGQMPDAIPNKGASLCAMGAFNFELLEREGVPTHYRGVADPDSGEVVPLDEAAAPPTEMAIDLTQVPDLPYEGPHAGYDYDAFHAAGGENYLVPLEVVFRNRVPVGSSLRRRREPADFGLDDLAGADGEWPDEPVDLPEPVVEFSTKYEQQDRYLTRAEADEVAGVADVDALESLARDVNRVVTDRAEAAGFVHEDGKIECLYVDGELRVADVVGTFDENRFSYGGRGISKEVVRQWYKANDPDWVAAVKEAKESVAGRETDDWRELCDESPDPLPPAVVEAVSDLYAAGTNAYTGREWFDAPVVEAALDAAEGL
- a CDS encoding transcription factor; this translates as MAFEDLLNDPVIQKYLHELVGPTGMPVAAAPPDGEVTDEELAEELGLELNDVRRALFILYENDLATYRRVRDEDSGWLTYLWTFHYDNIPENLQEEMYRLLEALEEREEYERTHEFYLCEVCSIRFEFGEAMDFGFECPECGSPLDAMDNDRLRDAMDQRISALRDELNVDVTG
- a CDS encoding competence/damage-inducible protein A, with amino-acid sequence MNAAVVTVGDELLVGDTENTNATWLCDRLDARGVAVRRVTVVPDEVSEIARVVNEYHAEYDAVIVTGGLGPTHDDVTMEAVAAAFGRDLAANEEAAAWLAERGYSGGDLAAETTHLPADCRPLPNEAGVAPGAVVESVYVLPGVPGEMKAMFELVESEFAGTLTHVLTVDVEEPESELLDRFASLRERFDVRVGSYPGEVVTVKITAESEAEAERAAAWIREHADAVEERSA
- a CDS encoding ATPase domain-containing protein; the encoded protein is MPSPLSERASTGVAGLDEVLSGGLIPARSYMVRGQAGSGKTILSFHFLQAGIDEGETALFINLEEDLRDLKANAAALGFDTDAIDFLDLSPSADAFVEDESYEVFAPSEVEREPLTDRIVEGVSEVDPDRVVVDPLTQLRFLLSDDYQFRKQVVGFMRFLKDRDATVLFTVQNTDSLPTDDLEFITDGTIRLDAAQYGKTVRVPKFRGSSTQSGDHAYRVTDSGIEVYPALQPGSNRAGDAEFEQISSGIPEVDELLHGGIERGTVSIVSGPTGVGKTTLSTQFMKEAAGRGERSVIYLFEESRRTFLARSRAVNIPVDEMLEKGTLEVVEVEALERSPQEFARMVRDEVKGEGADIVMVDGISGYRLTLRGEEEQMLQQMHALGRYLKNAGVTGVFVDETRNVTGEFRATMENVSYLADNIVFLRHLEVGGELRKAIGVLKKRTSDFERTIREFRITEHGITVGEPMSGLRGILSGTPEVVEEDLRRSDRDDRDDRDDRDDRDDRDDRDDRDDCDE
- a CDS encoding DUF2110 family protein; the encoded protein is MVVLATKCYVEGDARDRALDGMYSLVANDVGELDVDWQVGVRDDDFVQVDVTGEDAPVARNVLAETWGEIVAHDGGLDAGEEYVGTLESWDDVGFTLDAGVDVFVPADELGLGVGSPEQVVERFGLVQHLPMRFVYGGDAGDPDAEPSRLADAERDRLYDWQRGDGRVNVNSATRGETRATVNRAGHAQDIVTVERLGLLEQSIVCAEGTDPPGLLAAIGSYLPAEMRCVV
- a CDS encoding tRNA (cytidine(56)-2'-O)-methyltransferase gives rise to the protein MNDAREVVVLRYGHRPGRDDRMTTHVGLTARALGADRVILPDNAGQSAETVRDITDRFGGPFAVELRDDQKAIVRDFEGVVVHLTMYGERVQDVEAAVRKAVGLDEPEVVGEASPPRDLLVVVGGEKVPWALYERADFNVGVTNQPHSEVAGLAVFLDRLFEGAELDREWADADRRVVPEATGKTVVDADGTSGTASGAEGNGSAEADEGN
- a CDS encoding DUF5803 family protein, yielding MNRRFALAAAAIALLAVSAGCLGYATGGGEVTNETLDAEPPREYDFDTDRDAAFELSTDARYTVVYAVGDREEIRLYEQTPYAGDQPLEFEAFRYRYPDGEVITGSEFRARGGEIERTTDETWIRFADDMSGGRVAFSGAGSPRRFTMRAYVEGSYAVTLPPGFSTEFPIVGHVSPRDHAVETVGDRDRIVWEEVSRGSIVVQSYREGDLLVFGVILLVGVVAAAAGTLYFRRQLEALRQRRRDLGLGVYDDEDDDGWL
- a CDS encoding DUF47 domain-containing protein, translated to MSTEADFGERLETQTAAYLDRIDDCVVLLPRVLDEYADEGAYRDTVDEIAAVESECDDLVREVRALITDAGPDDIGLLNTRINFNESALLDFYNELDVVANHTERIAQEVAMMRPDASVEPFADMREMADRIAEMVAVLGDVVEGFVRGLTRADGTETLADGIEAIRGLESECDDLRNDAIETAFADETIDQPLVYRELAILLDELANAVEDLTDRIVVIASKEPGIVAESAPDADGD
- a CDS encoding PAS domain-containing protein is translated as MDSDSDPSADRVGGDESGEREVPLTTENEPPLASAGDDATVLLLMDDDRDRDLLAEALGDRYRVRTESDPAALDAAFDCCLLDAGAFEAVGDELDARRERADPTFLPFVLLVSEESRGRPTERTWGRVDDVIELPVGRRALLTRVSNLIERRLTSLRLRRTVADLRLKERAMDEASVGITLAPAEGDDNPLVYINEGFETLTGYGEERLGEDCRFLQGPDTSDETRAEIRAGLDEERSIDVDILNYRANGQKFWNRLQIEPLRNEAGETTHFVGFQTDITERKIRERRLEVMARVLNHNLRNKMNLITGYTDLLRDDPDEESRRRSIDVITETATDLTGIAEAVQTVDETVSASALDAPIDLRDELVEIRNRIHSRYPDAEVTLSFPDDDPIEVAVVGLAVAVAEAVENAVKHNDAQSPSVEVRVERRPEGWVTVEVDDDGPGIPDHETQVLEAGETSLTHADRLGIWLMYWVVAKAGGEFDVDTDEGGTTIRLEVPARP